The genomic window CCATGAGCCGGAAGAAGACGTCCTGTCCGGCAAGGCCGAGGAAATTGCGGACATCGGCCTCGCTGAGACTGTCGCCGCCAAGGGCAAGGGACTGTCCGAGAAGCGACATGGAGTCGCGAACACTGCCAGCGCCACGTTTGGCGATAATGTCCAGCGCGCCCTGCTCGAAGGGGATGCCCTCTTTGTCGAGGATTGCGGCCAGATGCGCCACCAGACCTGCCTGAGGCAGCATCTTGAAGGTATAATGCTGGCAACGGCTGATGATGGTGGCCGGAAATTTGTGGGCCTCGGTGGTGGCCATGATGAAGGTGGCGCGCGGCGGCGGCTCTTCAAGCGTCTTGAGCAGCGCGTTGAAGGCCTCCTTGGTGAGCATGTGTGCCTCGTCAATGATGAACACCTTGTAACGGGCGTCGATGGGCGCGTACCCCACGTCTTCCTTGAGGGAGCGGATGTCGTCGATGCGGCGGTTGGATGCGCCGTCCATTTCGATGACGTCAACGGCGGCCCCTGCGGTGATCTGTTTGCAGTGGGCGCATTCGTTGCACGGCTCCGACGTGGGCGCGTTCACGCAGTTGAGCGCCTTGGCGAAGATTCGCGCCACGGTGGTCTTGCCTACCCCCCGGGTGCCGCTGAAAAGGTATGCGGGCGCGACGCGGTCGTTTTCGGCCGCGCGGGAAAGGATGGTCTTGACCGCCTCCTGCCCCGCCACGTCGGCGAAGGTCTGGGGACGGTACTTGGCGGTAAGGCTGCTGGTGCTCATGCTGATGCTCGCTCGGTCGATATAAAAAACGGGGAGTCCGGCCAGTGCCGCCGGACTCCCCGGTCAATAGCAGAACAGCGGCCGCTAATCCACCGAATAACGGTGCAGCCAGTGCTCGTAATCTTCGTTTTCGCCCTTGAGGATCTTAAAGAACTCGGTCTGCAACGCCTTGGTGACGTCCCCGGCCTTGCCTTCTCCCACCTGACGACGGTCAATCTCGCGGATCGGGGTCAGCTCGGCGGCGGTGCCGGTGAAGAACACTTCGTCGGCGGTGTAAAGCATGTCGCGGCCGATGGCCATTTCGCGGACTTCGTATCCCAGATCGGATGCGAGCTGAATAACGGAGTCGCGGGTCAGGCCGCCCAGCACCTGCGAGAGATGCGGGGTGTAGAGCACTTCGTCCTTGACCATGAAGATGTTCTCGCCGGACCCTTCGGCAACGTGGCCAGTGGTGTCGAGCAGGATGGCTTCGTCGTAACCGTCAGCAACGGCCTCGGTCTTTGCCAGAACGGAGTTCACGTAGTTGCCGCAGGCTTTGGCCTTGGTCATCATCACGTTCACGTGGTGACGGGTGTAGGAGCTGCAGCGGACGCGGATGCCCTTTTCAAGCGCCTCGTCGCCCAGATACGCGCCCCACGGCCAGGTGGCGATGCACACGCGGATCGGGTTGTTGCCGGGATGAACGCCCATGGCGCCATCGCCCACGAAGACCAGCGGACGAACGTAGGCGCCCTTGAGCTTGTTGGCCTTGAGGGTTTCGTCGGTGGCCTGAACCAGCTCTTCGAGGCTGTAGGGCACCTTGATGCCGAGAATCTTGGCGGAATCCAGTAGACGGACCATGTGTTCCTTCAGACGGAAGACCTCGGAGCTGCCGTCGGTGCATTCGTAAGCGCGAATGCCTTCGAAAACGCCCGTGCCGTAATGAAGGGCGTGGGTAAGGACATGGACGTTAGCCTGCTCCCAGGGGACCAGTTCGCCGTCGAACCAGATGTACTCGGACTGTTGAACCATTTCTATGCTCTCCTTAATGGGTATTTCCCGACTATTGAACGAATGAAGCTAATAAAAGGCGGTGCCGTGGTCAAGAATCGACGTAAAAAAGACGGACACAAAACGGTTCTTCAACCTCCCGGCTTCCCCTTGTTTTTTCCAATGAAAAAGCTTTTGCGAAACATATTCACCCGAACTGAAAGAAACGGGCTTTTTCTTCCGCTGCTTTGGAAACGCAACCCCTCGTCTTCAATGGGATTTCATACCTTCAAAAACCTTTTCGGAAAACAAATTTCACTTTGACAGCGGCCATGGGGCGCGGATATGAAAACAAGTTCCAACAAAAACCTTTCAACAGCGAGGAGTTCCGTCCATGCAGCAATTCGCCCGCGTGCACCGGCTGCCGCCCTATGTCTTCGCTCAGGTCAACGAACTGAAGATGAAGATGCGCCACCAGGGCGCCGACATCATCGACCTGGGCATGGGCAACCCCGACGTGCCCACCCCCAAGCATATCCTGGACAAGCTCAGCGAGGCGGCGTACCGCCCCGGCAACTCCCGCTATTCGGCGTCCAAGGGCATCAAGGGGCTGCGCAAGGCGATAGCGGACTGGTACAAGCGCCGCTATGACGTCTACCTCGACAAGGACATGGAGACCTGTGTCACCATGGGTGCCAAGGAAGGACTCGCGCACCTCGCGCTGGTCATGCTCACGCCCGGCGACGTGGTGCTCGCACCGGATCCGGCCTACCCCATCCATCCTTACGCATCCATCATCGCGGGGGCCGACGTGCGCCGCGTGCCCATTGGCAAGGACCGGGACTTCTTCGAGGATCTCAAGGTCGCCGTCACGCACAGCTGGCCGCGCCCCAAGCTGCTGATCATCAACTTCCCGCACAACCCCACCACCGAGTGCGTGGATATCGCGTTCTTCCAGCGCATCGTGGATTTCGCCAAGGAGCACGAACTCTACGTCATCCACGACCTCGCCTACGCGGATTTCACCTTTGACGGTTACGAAGCGCCGAGCTTCCTGCAGGCGGACGGGGCCAAGGACGTGGGCGTCGAGTTCTTCTCGCTCACCAAGAGCTACTCCATGGCCGGCATGCGCGTGGGCTTCTGCTGCGGCAATCAGGACATGGTTCAGGCGCTCACCAGAATCAAGAGTTATCTTGACTACGGCATCTATACTCCAATACAGGTGGCAGCCACGCACGCATTAAACGGTGATCAGGAATGCGTGACCGAGATCATGGACATCTACAAGGATCGGCGTGACGCCCTGTGCGAGGGCCTCAACCGCATCGGCTGGGAAGTGGAACCGCCCAAGGCGACCATGTTCCTGTGGGCCCAGATTCCCGAGGAATTCAGGCACATGGGATCTGTCGAGTTTTCCAAGATGCTCCTGAAGGAAGCGGAAGTGGCCGTCTCTCCGGGACTCGGCTTCGGCCAGTACGGCGACGACCACGTGCGGTTCGCCTTCGTGGAAAACCGTCACCGAACCAATCAGGCAATACGAAATCTGCGAAAATTCTTCGCAAAGGGGTAATATCAGATGAAAAGTGTGAAACTCGGACTCGCCGGATTCGGAACCGTCGGCTCCGGCCTTGCCGCAATCCTCGAAGAAAACGGGGAATGGATCGAACGCCGCATCGGACGCAGGCTTGAAATCGCCACCGTGGTGGTGCGCGACCTCAACAAGCCCCGCGCCGCAGCAACCGCTCCCGGCACCGAGTTCACCACGGACCTCACCCGACTCACCACGGACCCCGAAATTGACATCGTGGTGGAATGCATGGGCGGTCTGGATTCCGCATATGACCTGATCCGGTCCGCGCTCGAAGCGGGCAAGCACGTTGTCACAGCCAACAAGCATCTGCTCGCTGAGCGCGGGCCGGAACTGTTCGCCATCGCTCGGGAAAACGGCACAGGGCTGTCCTTCGAGGCCAGCTGCGCCGGTGGCATCCCCATCGTTCAGACGCTCAAGAACAGCCTCGCGGGAGATCGCGTGCTGGAAATGCTCGGCATCCTGAACGGCACGGCGAACTATATTCTTTCCGAAATGACCACCAAGGGCATGGATTTCGCCACCGCCCTGTCCAAGGCGCAGGACCTCGGTTATGCCGAGGCCGATCCGACCTTCGACGTGGAGGGCTTCGACGCCGCGCACAAGCTCTGCGTCCTGTCCCGCCTCGCGTTCGGGCTGGACTATCCCCTTTCAGAACTGCCGATTCAGGGCATCACCGCCGTGACCCCGCTGGACATCGAGCTGGCCCGCGAATTCGGCTACCGCATCAAGCTCATGGCGCACGCCCGCGTGGTGGACGGCAAGATTGAGGCGGGCGTGCACCCGGCGCTGGTCAAGTACACCTTCCTGCTGGCCCGCGTTGGCGGCAACTACAACGCCGTGCGCGTGGTGGGCAACGCCGTGGGTCCGGTCATGCTGCACGGCCAGGGCGCGGGCGACACACCCACCGGCAGCGCCGTCCTGGCCGACATCATCGACCTCGCCAAGCACATCGACCGTAGCGGCTGCGACGAAGCGTATCGCCCGGACAACACCGGTTTCCGCAACGCGGATATCCCGTTGGCCGAAATCCTGCCGCCGGAGGAATCCCGCAGCAGCTATTATTTCCGATTCACCGTGGCGGACCGCCCCGGCGTCATGGCTGCCATCTCCAAGAGCATGGCCGACCACTCCATCTCCATCGCCCAGGCGGTACAGAAAGGCGACGAACAGTCCGAAGGCGTTCCCGTGGTCTTCATCACCCACGAATCCCGCGCCCGCGACGTAGCCGCCTGCATTGACGAAATCGACGCCATGGACTTCACTGTTCAGCCCTGCGTAAGCTTCAGAATCCTCTAAGGAAGGCATATGAAATTTCTCTTTCTCGTTGCCGACGGCATGGGCGACTGGCCGCACGAGGCACTCGGACACCGCACACCACTTGAAGCGGCGAACACGCCCGCCATGGATGAACTGGCCCGCACCGGCATGGTCGGCCGCTGCGCAACCATCCCGAAATCCATGCCCCCGGGATCCGACGTGGCCAACATGGCACTGCTCGGGTTCGACCCCGAAAAGTACCACACGGGACGCGGCCCCATCGAGGCCGCCGCGCAAAATCTTCAGGCAGGCAAGGATGACCTGATCTGGCGCATGAACCTCGTGACCGTCGAGGACTACGGTCCGGACGGCATCATGCGCGATTACTCGGCCGGCCACATCGAGACCGAGCAGTCCAGACCGCTCGTGGAGAAGATGCAGGAGCTGGTAGGCAACGACACCTACAGCTTTGTTCCGGGCGTCCAGTACCGGCACCTGCTGGTGCAGAAAGACGGCGCGCTCGACGCAGAGGCGGAGCTGGACATCAACCCGCCCCACGACATTCTCGACAAGCCCATCAACCGCGACATGCAGCGCTATTCGCGCAACCCCGAGTTCTGGGATCTGTTGCAGGAAGCCCGTGAAATTCTGGTAAGGAACGGAACCACGCGCGCCAACGCCATCTGGCCGTGGGGTCAGGGCCGTCCGCTCTCACTCCCCGGCTTTGAGAATCTTTTCGGCATGAAGGGTGCTGTCATATCCGCAGTGGACCTTATCAAGGGCCTCGGTTTCGCATCCGGCATGGAGGTCATCGATGTTCCCGGCGCAACAGGGCTGCTGGATACCAACTATGAAGGCAAAGTCGAAGCCGCGCTCAAATTCCTTGAGACCGGCGACTTTGTTTTCGTCCACCTGGAAGGCCCGGACGAATGCGGTCATGGTGGCGACCCGGAGGAAAAGCGCGAGGCTATCGAACGTTTCGACAGCCGCGTGTTGGCCCCGCTTCGCGAGGCGCTCAGGAATGAGGAGACCGCATGGTTGGTCTGCTGTGACCACTACACCCCCTGTGTGGAACGCACGCATACCAAGGACCCGGTACCCTTCATTGTCAACGGTCCCGGATGCGAGGCATCCAACCTTGACAACTTCACGGAGAAGAGCGCAGATTCGACAGGCATCCGCATAGAAGACGGACACGGCCTTCTGCCCTTCGCCGTCGAAAAAACAAGGAAATAGCCAATGCCCCGGGAGTTCCCCCAGCCGGAGTTCCGATACCGCCACTTCGTCTCATACGGTGAAACCGACGCCATGGGCGTCCTGTACAACGCCGAATACCTGCACCTCTTCGAGCGTGCCCGCAGCTTCGCCATGCGTGAGCTGGGCATGAGCTACGCAGAGGTGGAAAAACGCGGCGTCATCCTGCCCGTGCGCGAGGCCTGCTGCCGATACCGCAAGCCCGTGAGCTACGATCAGGAAGTCATCGTGCGCGTGGGCGTGGAGGAATGGAAAAAAGCCTCCATGCGTTTCGCCTACGAAATCCGCGACGCGGACATGTCCACGGTTTACGCCACAGGCATGACCGAACACGCCTGCGTGTCCCCGGACGGACGCATCGTTCGCTGCCCGGACTGGCTGCGCGACCTGTTCCGATAACCTTCGCCCACCACCGCTTTCTCTGAAATGGCTTGCCGTTACGGCAGGCACATTGTTTTCGTACGAGCATCAAACGGGAAAACACATCATGAAACTCGACGTTCACACACACGCATTCCATCCGAAAATTGCCGACAAGGTCCTACAGCAGCTGCACGGTCATTACGGGATTGCGCCCGTCGGCACCGGCACCCCCTGCGATCTGCTCGACCGAGCGGACAAGGCCGGGCTGGACGGAGTGGTGATCCACACCGCCGCCACCGATCCCTCGCAGGTCATTCCCGCCAACAACTGGGCACTTGAGCTCATGGCCGGTGACCCGCGCATCATCGCCTTCGGCACCATGCATCCGGGCTATGACCGCATCGAGGAAGAGTTGCAGCGGCTGGAGCGCAAAGGTATCAAGGGCCTGAAATTCCATCCCGACTTTCAGGGATTTAGAATGGATGATCCCGAATTCTACGAACTCATGGAAATCGTGAACGGTCGTTTCACACTCATGTTCCACGTGGGCGACGTGCTGCCGCCGGACAAAAACCCCTCCTGCCCCAAA from Desulfovibrio oxyclinae DSM 11498 includes these protein-coding regions:
- a CDS encoding branched-chain amino acid transaminase, whose amino-acid sequence is MVQQSEYIWFDGELVPWEQANVHVLTHALHYGTGVFEGIRAYECTDGSSEVFRLKEHMVRLLDSAKILGIKVPYSLEELVQATDETLKANKLKGAYVRPLVFVGDGAMGVHPGNNPIRVCIATWPWGAYLGDEALEKGIRVRCSSYTRHHVNVMMTKAKACGNYVNSVLAKTEAVADGYDEAILLDTTGHVAEGSGENIFMVKDEVLYTPHLSQVLGGLTRDSVIQLASDLGYEVREMAIGRDMLYTADEVFFTGTAAELTPIREIDRRQVGEGKAGDVTKALQTEFFKILKGENEDYEHWLHRYSVD
- a CDS encoding aminotransferase class I/II-fold pyridoxal phosphate-dependent enzyme; this encodes MQQFARVHRLPPYVFAQVNELKMKMRHQGADIIDLGMGNPDVPTPKHILDKLSEAAYRPGNSRYSASKGIKGLRKAIADWYKRRYDVYLDKDMETCVTMGAKEGLAHLALVMLTPGDVVLAPDPAYPIHPYASIIAGADVRRVPIGKDRDFFEDLKVAVTHSWPRPKLLIINFPHNPTTECVDIAFFQRIVDFAKEHELYVIHDLAYADFTFDGYEAPSFLQADGAKDVGVEFFSLTKSYSMAGMRVGFCCGNQDMVQALTRIKSYLDYGIYTPIQVAATHALNGDQECVTEIMDIYKDRRDALCEGLNRIGWEVEPPKATMFLWAQIPEEFRHMGSVEFSKMLLKEAEVAVSPGLGFGQYGDDHVRFAFVENRHRTNQAIRNLRKFFAKG
- a CDS encoding homoserine dehydrogenase, which translates into the protein MKSVKLGLAGFGTVGSGLAAILEENGEWIERRIGRRLEIATVVVRDLNKPRAAATAPGTEFTTDLTRLTTDPEIDIVVECMGGLDSAYDLIRSALEAGKHVVTANKHLLAERGPELFAIARENGTGLSFEASCAGGIPIVQTLKNSLAGDRVLEMLGILNGTANYILSEMTTKGMDFATALSKAQDLGYAEADPTFDVEGFDAAHKLCVLSRLAFGLDYPLSELPIQGITAVTPLDIELAREFGYRIKLMAHARVVDGKIEAGVHPALVKYTFLLARVGGNYNAVRVVGNAVGPVMLHGQGAGDTPTGSAVLADIIDLAKHIDRSGCDEAYRPDNTGFRNADIPLAEILPPEESRSSYYFRFTVADRPGVMAAISKSMADHSISIAQAVQKGDEQSEGVPVVFITHESRARDVAACIDEIDAMDFTVQPCVSFRIL
- a CDS encoding cofactor-independent phosphoglycerate mutase; the encoded protein is MKFLFLVADGMGDWPHEALGHRTPLEAANTPAMDELARTGMVGRCATIPKSMPPGSDVANMALLGFDPEKYHTGRGPIEAAAQNLQAGKDDLIWRMNLVTVEDYGPDGIMRDYSAGHIETEQSRPLVEKMQELVGNDTYSFVPGVQYRHLLVQKDGALDAEAELDINPPHDILDKPINRDMQRYSRNPEFWDLLQEAREILVRNGTTRANAIWPWGQGRPLSLPGFENLFGMKGAVISAVDLIKGLGFASGMEVIDVPGATGLLDTNYEGKVEAALKFLETGDFVFVHLEGPDECGHGGDPEEKREAIERFDSRVLAPLREALRNEETAWLVCCDHYTPCVERTHTKDPVPFIVNGPGCEASNLDNFTEKSADSTGIRIEDGHGLLPFAVEKTRK
- a CDS encoding acyl-CoA thioesterase, with amino-acid sequence MPREFPQPEFRYRHFVSYGETDAMGVLYNAEYLHLFERARSFAMRELGMSYAEVEKRGVILPVREACCRYRKPVSYDQEVIVRVGVEEWKKASMRFAYEIRDADMSTVYATGMTEHACVSPDGRIVRCPDWLRDLFR
- a CDS encoding amidohydrolase family protein is translated as MKLDVHTHAFHPKIADKVLQQLHGHYGIAPVGTGTPCDLLDRADKAGLDGVVIHTAATDPSQVIPANNWALELMAGDPRIIAFGTMHPGYDRIEEELQRLERKGIKGLKFHPDFQGFRMDDPEFYELMEIVNGRFTLMFHVGDVLPPDKNPSCPKKLAAIRETFPEPTIIAAHMGGYRHWDHVLEYLCGKDVYFDTSSTLEFVDDKLLGDLANHHGLEHLLFGSDYPLYDPGGELHTLEHRLGLNGSQMERILTHASVLLDV